Proteins encoded together in one Lathyrus oleraceus cultivar Zhongwan6 chromosome 5, CAAS_Psat_ZW6_1.0, whole genome shotgun sequence window:
- the LOC127081744 gene encoding uncharacterized protein LOC127081744: protein MSYSRCPRHCITQYRNLLDHLRPTDFIWRPYLNLDHEHEVNTEDAAVWTTCTPIIRFTTVEMHNTDRVKLQFGMVQNIPDPPASLGEWHMPKVNDQWNFNPWQTFARSECRKWKHCHDHVLTDAVMPNEVKPSRTYMAWYRSVGFQFIADDMYLYDPRQTSYTQEGSTSNPQQHSQPDFSQPPNRQNFRSTNTQTYNQNMPFTQPQYQEHTPYHHQQMDHQPQTEHLFVPTPSPYQSRISQNNNRPSSYRSQEAQTSQNQNISQPYVFQTPQQPFQPFLDASFTPMSPFNRPGRPSMSQPYPNFSGMGHELSYADTPSLNTEDYAELAEYLNGSSPVGGNDASGPSNEQTPLFLYPSRLLQAVSLPLSQDPQDLDSKNNLYMIAPTLVIPILHNWETRPKVLVRMIHHVMLLRIAQSVL from the exons atgagttacagcagatgtccgagacactgtattactcagtatcgcaacctgttggatcaccttcgaccgacagac ttcatttggcgtccataccttaatctGGATCATGAGCATGAGGTCAACACagaagacgcagccgtatggacaacatgcacaccgataatacggttcacaactgtggagatgcacaacaccgatcgtgtgaagctacagttcggtatggtccagaatatcccagatcccccagctagtctaggagaatggcatatgcctaaagtgaacgaccaatggaacttcaacccttggcaaaccttcgcaagatcagagtgtcgcaagtggaagcactgtcatgaccatgtcttaactgacgcagtcatgccaaatgaggtaaaaccaagtcgtacttatatggcttggtacagatcggttggttttcaattcatcgccgatgatatgtacctctacgacccacgccagacaagttacacacaagaaggatcaacatctaacccccaacaacattctcagcccgaTTTCTCACAACCACCTAACCGTCAAAatttccgttccacaaacacacaaacatacaaccaaaatatgccattcacccaaccccaataccaagaacataccccataccaccaccaacaaatggaccatcaacctcaGACCGAACATCTCTTCGTccccacaccatcaccctaccaaagtcgcaTTAGCCAAAACAAtaaccgcccctcctcctaccgtagccaagaagcccaaacatcacaaaaccaaaacatctCACAACCCTATgtcttccaaacaccccaacaacctttccaacctttcctagacgcatcattcacacccatgtctcccttcaaccgtcccggtcgcccatccatgagtcaaccataccccaacttctctggcatgggtcatgagctcagctacgccgatacaccatcattgaatactgaagactatgctgagttggctgaatacctcaacggatcttctcctgtaggaggtaatgacgcttCTGGTCCCTCAaatgaacaaacaccg CTTTTTCTTTATCCATCGCGTTTGTTGCAAGCAGTGTCACTCCCTCTTTCACAAGATCCCCAAGATCTTGATAGCAAAAACAACCTTTATATGATTGCACCTACTCTCGTAATTCCGATTCTTCATAATTGGGAGACTCGCCCGAAAGTGCTCGTTCGGATGATTCATCATGTTATGCTTCTAAGAATCGCTCAGTCAGTGCTCTAG